In a single window of the Eriocheir sinensis breed Jianghai 21 chromosome 61, ASM2467909v1, whole genome shotgun sequence genome:
- the LOC126986040 gene encoding uncharacterized protein LOC126986040 yields MSVSPFVLSRPIYALSNVLSTTLSTRDPEGAPDTLLAIIEFLVPVTILLDNYLEQIYNGNGRSLGEEQAGAYAVLAGRLSAQFGVDGAACLQRFVCELQQRPIHGRTMAGRMLTMLLTPRVRSKRDATLLTDYLAAGRLGQRGAYCDHHYAACPFSAFHYFDDLRNATARLR; encoded by the exons atGTCCGTGTCCCCGTTTGTGCTGTCCCGGCCTATCTACGCACTCTCCAACGTGCTGTCCACCACTCTCAGCACGCGTGATCCGGAGGGCGCCCCTGACACCCTGCTGGCCATCATTGAGTTTCTGGTTCCCGTTACCATTCTGCTGGACAACTACTTGGAGCAAATCTACAACGGGAATggcag GAGCCTGGGGGAGGAGCAGGCCGGGGCGTACGCCGTGCTGGCGGGTCGGCTCAGCGCCCAGTTCGGCGTGGACGGCGCGGCGTGCCTGCAGCGCTTCGTGTGCGAGCTGCAGCAGCGGCCCATACACGGCAGGACCATGGCGGGGCGCATGCTCACGATGCTGCTCAC GCCGAGAGTGAGGAGCAAGAGGGATGCCACGCTGTTGACGGACTACTTGGCGGCGGGGCGTCTGGGGCAGCGCGGGGCGTACTGCGACCACCACTACGCCGCCTGCCCCTTCAGCGCCTTCCACTACTTCGACGACCTCAGGAACGCCACCGCCAGGCTCAGATAA